The Longimicrobiales bacterium genome segment AGCTCCGCGACGGTGCGCACCTCGTCGCCGTCGATGCTCACGATGACGTCGCCCATCTCGAGGCCCGCCTCGGCGGCGGGTGTGCCGGGCTCCGGCGGCGTCGAGATCTCGGCGCCGGCCACACCAGGCAGCTTGTAGACCTGGGCGTCGGCGGCATCCACCTCCGTGATCTGGATCCCGAGGCGTGGCCGGTGCACGACACCGTATTCGATCAGGTCACTGCCGACCTTGCGGGCGAGGTTGATCGGAATGGCGAAGCCGGCACCGGCGAAGAAACCGGTGCCTGATTCGATGGCAGTGTTGATGCCTACGACTCGCCCGAGCAGATCGACCATCGGTCCGCCCGAGTTGCCGCGGTTGATCGCGGCGTCGGTCTGGATGAAGGCTTCGAGCTGCGTGCCCGCCTCGTTGCTCAGGATGTTGATGTTGCGGTTCTTCGCGCTGACGATGCCGGCCGTCACCGTGAAGTCGAGACCGAGCGGGTTGCCGAGCGCGAGCACCCAGTCACCGACCTTGATCGCGTCGCTGTCCCCGAACTGCGAAACGGGGAACGATTCGCCGTCCGCACCGTTGATCCGGATGACGGCGACGTCGGTGTTGGGGTCGGCGCCGACGATGGACGCGTCGTATTCGCGGCCATCCGCGAGACGGACGATGATGCGATCGGCACCCTCGACCACGTGGTTGTTGGTCATCACGTGGCCCTGCTCGTCGATGATGAAGCCGCTGCCGGTCCCGCGCTGGACAGGTGCCTCGTCCTGCGGTATGCCTGGAATCGCAAAGGGCAGCCGGCGAGAGCCGGTTGTCATGCGGGACTGCACGTCGACCTGCACGACGGCGGGCAGCGCCGTTGCGGCAGCGCTGCGGAACGCACCGGAGAGGCTGCTCGCCGTCAGCGTGTCGAGTCGGATCGGGACATCGCCCAGGGCGTCGCGCACCTCGTTGCGGGCCGCCTGACTCGTTTGTGCCTGGGCAGGATCGCCGCCGGAGCAGCCGAGGGCTGCTGCCGATACGACGGCGATCATGGACGCGTAGCCGAACGTCTTCTTCACCATCGTCGTTCCTTCCTGGATCAGCGCG includes the following:
- a CDS encoding trypsin-like peptidase domain-containing protein; translation: MVKKTFGYASMIAVVSAAALGCSGGDPAQAQTSQAARNEVRDALGDVPIRLDTLTASSLSGAFRSAAATALPAVVQVDVQSRMTTGSRRLPFAIPGIPQDEAPVQRGTGSGFIIDEQGHVMTNNHVVEGADRIIVRLADGREYDASIVGADPNTDVAVIRINGADGESFPVSQFGDSDAIKVGDWVLALGNPLGLDFTVTAGIVSAKNRNINILSNEAGTQLEAFIQTDAAINRGNSGGPMVDLLGRVVGINTAIESGTGFFAGAGFAIPINLARKVGSDLIEYGVVHRPRLGIQITEVDAADAQVYKLPGVAGAEISTPPEPGTPAAEAGLEMGDVIVSIDGDEVRTVAELQARVARMRPGETVDVGIIRYGNRMTRQVRLGEFEQVAARQPRTNDGPSSEMRLGFRAMPAPPESAELVNERGDRFVAIAEIDPTGPLAGFRIPRGAVGPVILKLNGEDVRSVADVQRIARSVKSGDVVSMVWVNENGQPTILNYRVR